In Nanoarchaeota archaeon, the genomic window CTCGATATCTTCATCTCGTTGTATGTGACTGCCTTGACATTGTTATGGGCTTCATATTTTTGGCCGAGTTTGTCGCCGAGCGCGGTTGCTTCTACGGAATATTTGCCGTCCGTATCATCGACTTTTGATACAATCACTTCATGCGCGACAAAACCTTCTCCGTCAAGAAGGACAAGGAATTTCACAAGAAAATCATATAGCAGCGCTTCAAGGCTTTCGGCTTCTGCGGATATTTTCCGTTCAATTATTG contains:
- a CDS encoding archease — translated: MKIVKNSSEQFKFFPKTADVKFQAYGKTLEEAFANASLAMFNVMTNTEKIKPIIERKISAEAESLEALLYDFLVKFLVLLDGEGFVAHEVIVSKVDDTDGKYSVEATALGDKLGQKYEAHNNVKAVTYNEMKISSSKKGWVLQVVCDI